The Leptodactylus fuscus isolate aLepFus1 chromosome 3, aLepFus1.hap2, whole genome shotgun sequence genome has a segment encoding these proteins:
- the CLDN1 gene encoding claudin-1 — protein MANSGLQLLGFALACVGWVGFIVAVAIPQWKMSSFTGDAIITAQVTYEGLWMSCVMQSTGQMQCKTYDSLLNLGSTLQASRALMICGILLGFFAACIAAVGMKCLTCLQDDEVKKAKVGIVGGILFIIAGLCVLIATAWYGNRIARDFYNVLTPSNSKYEFGPALFIGWAGAALAILGGALLCCSCPKRETSYPPPRSYNKNAPSTGKDYV, from the exons ATGGCCAACTCTGGCTTACAATTGTTAGGATTTGCTTTGGCTTGTGTAGGATGGGTTGGGTTTATAGTGGCAGTAGCTATTCCTCAATGGAAGATGTCCTCTTTCACTGGAGATGCCATCATCACAGCACAAGTGACCTACGAAGGACTATGGATGTCCTGTGTCATGCAGAGCACAGggcaaatgcaatgcaaaacatatGATTCTCTGCTGAACTTGGGAA GCACTTTGCAGGCCTCAAGGGCCCTGATGATCTGTGGGATTCTTTTGGGATTCTTTGCTGCTTGCATTGCTGCAGTAGGCATGAAATGTTTAACGTGTCTTCAAGATGATGAGGTGAAGAAAGCCAAAGTCGGAATTGTAGGTGGTATTCTCTTCATTATTGCTG GGCTTTGTGTACTTATTGCAACAGCCTGGTATGGAAACCGAATCGCCAGAGATTTCTACAATGTACTTACACCAAGCAACTCCAA GTATGAATTTGGTCCAGCTTTATTTATTGGTTGGGCTGGTGCTGCATTGGCCATTTTGGGAGGTGCTCTTTTGTGTTGCTCATGCCCCAAAAGAGAAACTTCTTACCCACCACCAAGAAGCTACAACAAAAATGCACCTTCTACAGGAAAGGACTACGTGTAA